From Gemmatimonadaceae bacterium, a single genomic window includes:
- a CDS encoding gas vesicle protein GvpG, with protein sequence MGLLSKVLFFPVTGPVAGIRWSLNKVVQVAEEELTDDAPVKQELMELQMQLELGDITDDEYVEREAALMARLREVRAWRERFGKATSGGPVRVARDDDEPS encoded by the coding sequence ATGGGTCTCCTCAGCAAAGTTCTCTTCTTCCCGGTGACTGGTCCGGTGGCCGGCATACGCTGGTCGCTGAACAAGGTCGTGCAAGTCGCGGAAGAAGAGCTCACCGACGACGCGCCGGTGAAGCAGGAGCTCATGGAGCTGCAGATGCAACTCGAGCTCGGCGACATCACCGACGATGAATACGTCGAGCGGGAAGCCGCACTCATGGCCCGCCTGCGCGAGGTGCGCGCGTGGCGCGAACGATTCGGCAAAGCGACGAGCGGCGGCCCGGTACGCGTCGCGAGAGACGACGACGAGCCATCGTAG